In Pseudobacter ginsenosidimutans, the following are encoded in one genomic region:
- a CDS encoding DEAD/DEAH box helicase yields the protein MALPHLIKYVYTNGTDEVIRRGKKIHAIGYVELVDYDELLDSVVFRVKDDSYSTYYKVSIQKFKDPRNLSVRCACPYNLGDICRHEAAALIQLQEMLDKNMLKTEEVEYDQRHTVVKMKFIDLKTLRLLCSPDAYSAAEVYLRTQRADIEYAKDEVVKASVTIEGKAYKVVLRKNEERNFDTSCDYEDKQHPLCLPKVIVFLQLLNAYGPYYFDSIRNWDKEKNKLLEAYGYQLSDNLEGKFEFTYKDGKPFLRVLDPTIKRVSPQDSAKLRAKPVMAEAETVTAETATAEDTEAKVLPASPTLRLGVVFNFNADSYPGWTIDAISGEANESFTEFTGKVEKLDLSKFVNIEAFSEQDKQLFAPIRKMQDSEITKYLNRNSPFSGIWENIIHHEKDELPEETKALMSEYLHPKLKKLFVDIASNPFVFYLNGKKAFKTTNLHTVGVVTDFITPWFKVSRSGDHFEVEAWVKLNGQNVPINENTMNSGLVFFHNENLFLWDTSEIVNLVSRFQSKGGKLRFSKSEWPEQLRSFVLPLTREYHVEFDQTMISEVKDGDPEKRVVLQEKGDYLIFMPLFSYKGFETKAGGKDELVIPDGEKVLVVHRDKEKELAFFKKLEALHSNFIRPEGGQQLALKGSDVLKNNWFFLFVDAMKDMKVPVFGYDALKNFRFNTAKPQTKIHISSNTDWFDARVDILFGEQKVTIADVKKALANRQQFVTLDDGTLGILPEEWIKKYSLLFRVGEGKQNQLRLSKYHMSVIDELYEERNEEELVLKLEEKYETLKNFNNIREIPVPEHLKPILRPYQEHGFHWLNYLSEIGWGGILADDMGLGKTIQALSFLYYYRKHHGKLRALVVCPTTLMFNWENEIKKFTPELTYHIHHGGERTRDKEQLAKAEVIITTYGTLRSDIKLLVDIPLDYVVLDESQAIKNPASKVTKAASLLNAKNRLCLSGTPLQNNTFDIFAQMNFLNPGMLGSIEFFRQEFAIPIDKFGEADRKDHLRKLLFPFILRRTKEQVAKDLPEKTETILFCEMDDEQRNIYDAYRNDFRDKILGTIESQGIQRSQLTILQGLMKLRQICDSPAILNESEKFPNHSIKLEELGREITENISNHKALVFSQFLGMLGLIKEKLRELDVDFEYFDGSTTAIERERAIQRFQNDDKCRVFLISLKAGGVGLNLTAADYVYIVDPWWNPAVEQQAIDRTHRIGQTKNIFAYRMICKDTIEDKILQLQDKKRVLAKDLITDDEGFVKSLSREDVEYLFS from the coding sequence ATGGCACTACCGCATCTCATTAAGTACGTGTATACCAATGGAACTGATGAAGTGATTCGTAGAGGCAAAAAGATCCACGCCATTGGTTATGTAGAGTTGGTGGATTACGATGAGCTCCTGGACTCTGTTGTCTTTCGTGTTAAAGACGATAGTTACAGCACCTATTACAAGGTGAGCATTCAAAAGTTCAAAGACCCCCGGAACCTCTCCGTTCGTTGTGCATGTCCCTATAACCTGGGCGATATCTGCAGGCACGAAGCCGCAGCCCTCATCCAGTTGCAGGAAATGCTCGACAAGAACATGCTCAAAACTGAGGAGGTAGAGTATGATCAGCGTCACACCGTAGTGAAGATGAAGTTCATCGACCTCAAAACACTACGACTTCTCTGCTCTCCCGACGCTTATTCAGCAGCCGAAGTTTATCTCCGTACACAACGCGCGGATATCGAATATGCCAAAGATGAAGTGGTGAAAGCCTCTGTTACCATCGAAGGCAAAGCTTACAAAGTAGTGCTCCGCAAAAATGAAGAGCGCAACTTTGATACAAGTTGTGATTACGAAGACAAACAGCATCCGCTCTGTCTGCCCAAAGTGATCGTGTTCCTGCAGCTGCTGAACGCATACGGCCCCTACTACTTCGATTCTATCCGCAACTGGGATAAAGAAAAGAACAAATTACTGGAAGCCTACGGCTACCAGCTCTCAGATAATCTTGAAGGAAAATTTGAATTCACGTACAAGGATGGAAAGCCTTTCCTGCGTGTACTGGATCCAACCATCAAACGCGTATCTCCACAGGATTCCGCCAAACTGCGCGCCAAACCTGTGATGGCCGAAGCTGAAACTGTCACTGCCGAAACAGCAACTGCAGAAGACACCGAAGCAAAAGTGCTTCCTGCAAGTCCAACGCTGAGGCTGGGCGTTGTTTTCAATTTCAATGCAGACAGCTATCCCGGCTGGACCATCGATGCCATCAGCGGAGAAGCCAATGAATCCTTCACTGAATTCACAGGAAAAGTGGAAAAGCTGGACCTGAGTAAATTCGTGAACATCGAGGCTTTCAGTGAGCAGGACAAACAACTCTTTGCTCCGATCCGCAAAATGCAGGATAGTGAGATCACCAAATACCTGAACAGGAACTCACCGTTCAGCGGCATCTGGGAAAATATCATTCACCATGAAAAAGATGAACTGCCTGAAGAAACAAAGGCGCTCATGAGTGAATACCTGCATCCCAAACTGAAAAAACTTTTCGTTGACATTGCTTCCAATCCATTCGTTTTTTACCTGAATGGAAAGAAGGCATTCAAGACCACCAACCTGCACACGGTAGGAGTGGTTACGGATTTCATCACGCCCTGGTTCAAAGTGAGCCGCAGCGGCGATCATTTTGAAGTGGAAGCTTGGGTGAAACTGAATGGTCAGAATGTGCCGATCAATGAAAACACCATGAACAGCGGACTGGTGTTCTTCCACAATGAAAATCTTTTTCTCTGGGATACTTCAGAGATCGTGAACCTGGTGAGCCGTTTCCAAAGCAAGGGCGGAAAACTCAGGTTCTCCAAATCCGAATGGCCGGAACAACTTCGCTCCTTCGTGTTGCCGCTCACACGCGAGTATCATGTTGAGTTCGATCAAACCATGATCAGTGAAGTAAAAGACGGCGATCCGGAAAAACGTGTTGTACTCCAGGAAAAAGGGGATTACCTCATCTTCATGCCACTATTCAGTTACAAAGGCTTTGAAACGAAGGCCGGCGGTAAAGATGAGCTGGTGATCCCAGATGGAGAGAAAGTGTTGGTAGTACATCGCGATAAAGAAAAAGAGCTTGCCTTCTTCAAGAAACTGGAAGCCCTGCACAGTAACTTTATCAGGCCGGAAGGCGGACAGCAACTGGCTTTGAAAGGAAGCGATGTGCTGAAGAACAACTGGTTCTTCCTCTTCGTGGATGCGATGAAAGACATGAAAGTGCCCGTATTCGGATACGATGCACTGAAGAATTTCCGCTTCAATACCGCCAAGCCACAAACGAAGATCCATATCAGTAGCAATACAGACTGGTTTGATGCACGCGTGGATATTCTCTTCGGTGAGCAGAAAGTAACCATCGCCGATGTGAAGAAAGCGCTGGCCAACCGTCAGCAGTTTGTGACCCTGGACGATGGCACACTTGGTATCCTGCCCGAAGAATGGATCAAGAAATACTCACTGCTCTTCCGTGTTGGTGAAGGCAAGCAGAACCAGCTCCGTTTATCGAAATACCATATGAGTGTGATCGATGAGCTGTACGAAGAAAGAAATGAAGAGGAGCTGGTATTGAAGCTGGAAGAGAAATACGAAACCCTCAAGAACTTCAATAATATCCGCGAGATCCCGGTGCCCGAGCACCTGAAGCCGATCCTGCGTCCTTACCAGGAGCATGGATTCCACTGGCTCAATTACCTGAGTGAGATCGGATGGGGAGGTATCCTGGCTGATGATATGGGTCTTGGTAAAACCATCCAGGCATTATCATTCCTTTATTATTACAGGAAACATCACGGGAAGCTGAGAGCACTCGTTGTTTGCCCCACTACCCTGATGTTCAACTGGGAGAATGAGATCAAGAAGTTCACGCCCGAGCTTACCTACCATATCCATCACGGTGGCGAGCGCACGCGCGATAAAGAACAACTGGCCAAAGCCGAAGTGATCATCACAACTTATGGAACCCTCCGCAGCGATATCAAACTGCTGGTAGACATTCCTCTTGACTATGTGGTGCTGGATGAAAGCCAGGCCATCAAGAACCCGGCCAGCAAGGTTACGAAGGCGGCCAGCCTGCTGAATGCTAAAAATCGTTTATGCCTCAGCGGTACTCCATTGCAGAATAACACTTTCGATATTTTCGCACAGATGAACTTCCTGAATCCAGGCATGCTCGGTAGTATCGAGTTCTTCCGTCAGGAGTTTGCCATCCCCATCGATAAATTCGGGGAAGCAGACAGGAAAGACCATCTCCGTAAATTATTGTTCCCATTCATTCTTCGCCGCACCAAGGAACAGGTGGCGAAAGATCTTCCTGAAAAAACAGAGACCATCCTCTTTTGCGAGATGGATGATGAGCAACGCAATATCTATGATGCGTACAGGAATGATTTCCGCGACAAGATCCTCGGCACCATTGAATCACAGGGCATCCAGCGATCACAGCTCACCATCCTGCAGGGCCTGATGAAGCTGCGCCAGATCTGCGATTCGCCGGCCATCCTGAATGAATCGGAGAAATTTCCCAATCATTCCATCAAACTGGAAGAGCTTGGCCGGGAGATCACAGAAAATATCAGCAACCACAAAGCGCTGGTGTTCTCACAATTCCTGGGCATGCTGGGCCTGATCAAGGAAAAACTGAGAGAATTGGATGTGGATTTCGAATATTTCGATGGCAGCACCACGGCCATTGAGCGTGAGAGAGCCATTCAGCGATTCCAGAATGATGATAAGTGCCGTGTATTCCTCATCTCCCTCAAAGCTGGTGGTGTGGGTCTTAACCTCACCGCCGCCGATTATGTATACATCGTTGATCCCTGGTGGAACCCCGCTGTGGAACAGCAGGCGATCGACCGTACACACCGTATTGGTCAGACAAAGAACATCTTTGCCTATCGCATGATCTGTAAAGACACTATCGAAGACAAGATCCTGCAGCTTCAGGATAAGAAGCGGGTGCTTGCCAAAGATCTCATTACAGATGATGAAGGATTTGTGAAGAGCCTCAGCCGCGAAGATGTAGAATATCTCTTTAGTTAA